The following proteins are co-located in the Flammeovirga kamogawensis genome:
- a CDS encoding phytoene/squalene synthase family protein — MKKIYDDLSYDLSRIITKKYTTSFAIGIRFLAPQLRNPIYAIYGFVRVADEIVDSFHGYNKEELLDEFENDCYKAIDTGISTNPVLQCYQEVVNKYGIERELITLFIKSMRMDLNKKEYSEQEYKDYILGSAEVVGLMCLRVFLEGNEKEYQRLKPSAMALGSAFQKINFLRDLKADVRDLGRVYFPNIDISVFNDDVKKELEADIQQDFDAGFEGIKQLPKKARFGVYLAYIYYTRLFNKVKKTPANVILKERLRIPDPKKYALFFQSYVRHQVNIL, encoded by the coding sequence ATGAAAAAAATATATGATGATTTATCATATGATTTGTCTCGGATCATAACTAAAAAATACACAACATCTTTCGCTATTGGTATTCGTTTTTTAGCTCCTCAATTAAGAAACCCTATTTATGCAATTTATGGTTTTGTTAGAGTAGCTGATGAAATTGTAGACTCATTCCATGGGTACAATAAAGAAGAGTTACTAGACGAATTTGAGAATGATTGTTACAAAGCAATTGATACAGGTATTAGTACAAATCCAGTTTTACAATGTTATCAAGAAGTTGTAAATAAATACGGTATAGAAAGAGAACTGATTACTCTTTTTATAAAAAGTATGCGTATGGATTTAAATAAAAAAGAGTACTCTGAACAAGAATACAAAGATTATATTTTAGGCTCTGCAGAAGTTGTAGGTTTAATGTGTTTGAGAGTATTTTTAGAAGGAAATGAAAAAGAGTACCAAAGATTAAAGCCGTCTGCAATGGCTTTAGGTTCAGCATTCCAAAAAATTAACTTTTTAAGAGATTTAAAAGCAGACGTTCGTGATTTAGGACGAGTTTATTTCCCTAATATCGATATTTCAGTTTTTAATGATGATGTTAAGAAAGAATTAGAAGCTGATATTCAACAAGACTTTGATGCAGGTTTTGAGGGTATAAAGCAATTACCTAAAAAAGCTCGTTTTGGGGTTTATTTAGCATATATCTATTATACTCGTTTATTTAATAAAGTGAAGAAAACGCCGGCAAATGTAATTCTTAAAGAACGTCTGAGAATTCCTGATCCCAAGAAATATGCTTTATTTTTCCAATCTTACGTTCGTCATCAAGTAAATATTTTATAA
- a CDS encoding phytoene desaturase family protein, protein MASIGVIGSGFTGLCAAITLADKGHEVHVYEKNEMAGGRARIWQTEGFTFDLGPSWYWMPDVFENFFGKFGKKVSDYYDLTRLDPSYRIYWSENDYTDIPAQLDKLGDLFESWETGARKKLFDFIDEAEIKYRIGMDDFVHRPSYSFMDFAEWQVIKNVPRLHLISDFATYVRKYFKHEKILKILEFPVLFLGDVAKRTPALYSLMNYADLKLGTWYPKGGMTEVVGGFEKLAIEKGVVFHFNSAVSKVNCEGRKMVSVEVNGETIQHDEWVASCDYHHFEQNLLPKAYRNYDEKYWGSRKMAPSCLLYYIGLDTKIPNIHHHNLYFDTPFDEHAEEIYDNPAWPKDPLFYICAPSVTDDTIAPKSKENLMLLIPVAPGMEDTEEVREKYFNILVDRIKKSTGVDISKHLIVKRTFAHNDFVSEYNAFKGNAYGLSNVLKQTAFLKPSIKIKKLDNVLMAGQLTVPGPGVPPSIISGELVAREILKKKLSLTPQINA, encoded by the coding sequence ATGGCTTCAATAGGAGTAATAGGATCTGGTTTCACTGGATTATGTGCGGCAATAACTTTAGCAGACAAAGGGCATGAAGTTCATGTTTATGAAAAAAACGAGATGGCAGGAGGCCGTGCGAGAATATGGCAAACAGAAGGCTTTACTTTTGATTTAGGTCCATCATGGTATTGGATGCCAGATGTTTTTGAGAATTTCTTTGGTAAATTTGGTAAAAAAGTAAGTGATTATTACGATTTAACACGTTTAGATCCATCTTATAGAATTTATTGGTCAGAAAATGATTACACAGATATTCCTGCACAATTAGATAAACTTGGTGATTTATTTGAGTCATGGGAAACTGGTGCAAGAAAAAAACTTTTTGATTTTATTGATGAAGCAGAAATCAAATATAGAATAGGTATGGACGATTTTGTACATCGACCTTCTTATTCTTTTATGGATTTTGCGGAATGGCAAGTTATTAAAAATGTTCCTCGTTTACATTTGATTTCTGATTTTGCCACTTATGTACGTAAGTATTTTAAACACGAAAAAATCTTAAAAATATTAGAATTCCCTGTCTTATTTTTAGGAGATGTAGCAAAACGAACTCCTGCACTTTATAGTCTGATGAATTACGCAGATTTAAAATTAGGGACATGGTATCCTAAAGGTGGAATGACAGAAGTTGTAGGAGGGTTTGAAAAATTAGCTATTGAAAAAGGAGTTGTTTTTCACTTTAACTCAGCAGTGAGTAAAGTAAATTGTGAAGGTAGGAAAATGGTTTCAGTTGAAGTGAATGGAGAAACTATTCAACACGATGAGTGGGTTGCTTCATGTGATTATCATCATTTTGAACAGAATTTACTTCCAAAAGCTTACCGTAATTATGATGAGAAATATTGGGGTAGCCGTAAAATGGCTCCATCATGCCTATTGTATTACATTGGTTTAGATACAAAAATTCCAAACATTCATCATCATAATTTATATTTCGACACACCTTTTGATGAACATGCGGAAGAAATTTACGACAACCCAGCTTGGCCAAAAGATCCATTATTTTATATCTGTGCTCCATCAGTTACAGATGATACTATTGCACCCAAAAGCAAAGAAAATTTAATGCTTTTAATTCCGGTAGCTCCAGGAATGGAAGATACAGAAGAGGTAAGAGAAAAATATTTCAATATATTAGTAGATAGGATAAAAAAATCGACAGGCGTTGATATTTCTAAACACCTTATTGTAAAGAGAACTTTTGCTCATAACGATTTTGTATCAGAATATAATGCTTTTAAAGGGAATGCTTACGGTCTTTCTAATGTTCTTAAACAAACGGCCTTTTTAAAGCCCTCAATAAAAATTAAAAAATTAGATAATGTACTTATGGCAGGGCAGTTAACTGTTCCCGGCCCAGGAGTGCCACCATCAATTATCTCTGGTGAATTAGTTGCTAGAGAAATATTAAAAAAGAAATTATCCTTAACACCTCAAATTAACGCTTAA
- a CDS encoding alpha-L-rhamnosidase-related protein, translating to MKKTIHFIFLLCLSAILFSACDSGKDELLYSSSTYKVYRDHVTQGDFEAKVISSKEMTSNYKSPLQDAYSRAVEFKFSINGKDDELAYGINHRIVIHPKNGSFTTKTMKFGEPWAMTEKVDQMDWLEKNTKVTFKLDMSPVLDAFKKQGYYIDIHGEKISKEDFKGVFIAGGSAPLRWDFENLSEREQLLDKDGDGIYEITFMMNAPDPEKQTSPVWKSAKKIDKYPTFTSDIPLVDALYNLALNELVADSEADGTFRTGKEWGGVWTRDISYSIVLSLSILDPERAKTSLRKKVKRDRIIQDTGSGGAWPVSSDRVTWALAAWNVYTTTGDKDWLKEAFKVITNTIDDDMYIVYDKQTGLMRGESSFLDWRKQTYPRWMDNGDIYRSMNLGTNVVHFEAMKIAERMANVLGKSKEMNHYSELATNLKNAINTHLWMDDKGYYAQYLYGRNTMMLSPKFEALGEALAVLFEVSDSKRSAEIVTKSPIVPFGAACVYPQIPGIPPYHNNGIWPFVQAYWNIAAAKTGNGTALEQGLASIYRPAALFLTNKENFVAEDGDYMGTEVNSDEMLWSLSGNMAMIYHVFYGMEIDRNGVLSFHPTVPAAYKGTKQLKNVKLWNNELSIKLSGFGNKIKSFTIDGVEDGAHAISLEKGGRHSIEIILADNDITTGTSSNKVANRFHLETPQAELKGNVLTWKQVVGAESYEVVKNGKVIQKVKGTTFTLPKALNLEEYAVQAIDKTGYASYISEPVNVGPIVAKNVSSISRANKKIAIKGAPSGTLELSKSRNKKINFTISVKEAGTYFIWFSYANGSGPWNTDNKCAIRSLQINGEEEATIVMSQRGTDEWSSIGLTNRMKVTLNKGKNKISVQFEDHNENMNVDVNTALLENVYFGKAE from the coding sequence ATGAAAAAGACTATACACTTTATTTTCTTGCTGTGTTTATCAGCAATTCTATTTTCAGCCTGTGATTCAGGTAAAGACGAACTCTTATATTCGTCATCAACGTATAAAGTTTACCGAGATCATGTAACCCAAGGTGATTTTGAGGCAAAAGTTATTTCTTCTAAGGAAATGACATCAAATTATAAAAGTCCATTACAAGATGCCTACAGTAGAGCTGTAGAGTTTAAATTTAGTATTAATGGCAAAGACGATGAACTTGCCTATGGCATTAACCATAGAATAGTGATTCACCCAAAAAATGGAAGTTTTACTACTAAAACTATGAAGTTTGGTGAACCTTGGGCAATGACTGAAAAGGTTGATCAAATGGACTGGTTGGAAAAGAATACAAAAGTGACTTTCAAATTAGATATGTCACCCGTATTAGACGCTTTTAAAAAGCAAGGGTATTATATCGATATTCACGGAGAGAAAATTTCAAAAGAAGATTTTAAAGGAGTTTTTATTGCCGGAGGTAGTGCTCCTTTACGTTGGGACTTTGAAAACCTAAGTGAAAGAGAACAATTATTAGATAAAGATGGGGACGGTATTTATGAAATAACTTTCATGATGAATGCCCCAGATCCAGAAAAGCAAACATCGCCTGTATGGAAATCTGCTAAAAAGATAGATAAGTATCCAACTTTTACATCAGATATTCCTTTAGTAGATGCCCTGTATAATTTAGCGTTAAATGAACTTGTGGCTGATTCTGAAGCAGATGGGACTTTTAGAACAGGGAAAGAATGGGGTGGAGTTTGGACAAGAGATATTAGTTATTCTATTGTTTTAAGTTTATCAATTTTAGATCCTGAAAGAGCAAAAACATCACTTAGAAAAAAAGTAAAAAGAGATCGTATTATTCAAGATACAGGTTCTGGAGGAGCGTGGCCTGTTTCTTCTGATAGAGTGACATGGGCATTAGCTGCTTGGAATGTATACACAACCACAGGGGATAAAGATTGGTTAAAAGAAGCATTTAAAGTAATCACAAATACAATTGATGATGATATGTATATTGTTTACGATAAGCAAACAGGGCTTATGCGTGGAGAATCATCATTTTTAGATTGGAGAAAGCAAACATATCCAAGATGGATGGATAATGGTGATATTTATCGTTCTATGAATTTAGGAACCAATGTGGTGCATTTTGAAGCAATGAAAATTGCCGAAAGAATGGCAAATGTATTGGGGAAATCTAAAGAGATGAATCATTACAGTGAGTTGGCAACAAATTTAAAAAATGCCATAAATACTCACTTATGGATGGATGATAAAGGATATTATGCTCAATATTTATACGGCCGTAATACAATGATGTTATCACCAAAATTTGAAGCTTTAGGAGAAGCACTAGCTGTTTTATTTGAAGTAAGCGATAGCAAAAGAAGTGCAGAGATTGTTACTAAATCTCCTATTGTTCCTTTTGGAGCTGCATGTGTTTACCCTCAAATACCGGGTATTCCTCCTTATCATAATAATGGAATTTGGCCATTTGTACAAGCATATTGGAACATTGCGGCAGCAAAAACGGGTAATGGAACAGCTTTAGAGCAAGGTTTAGCATCAATTTATAGACCTGCAGCACTATTCTTAACAAATAAAGAGAATTTTGTAGCAGAAGATGGTGATTACATGGGAACAGAAGTAAACTCTGATGAAATGTTATGGAGTTTATCTGGTAATATGGCAATGATCTATCATGTTTTTTATGGAATGGAAATAGACAGAAATGGCGTATTATCTTTTCATCCAACAGTTCCTGCAGCATATAAAGGGACTAAACAATTGAAAAACGTAAAACTTTGGAACAACGAACTATCTATTAAATTGAGTGGTTTCGGTAATAAAATCAAAAGTTTTACAATTGATGGAGTTGAAGATGGTGCACATGCAATTTCTTTAGAAAAAGGAGGAAGACATTCTATAGAAATAATTTTAGCAGATAATGATATCACAACAGGAACATCATCTAATAAAGTAGCAAATCGTTTTCATTTGGAAACACCTCAAGCTGAATTAAAAGGAAATGTTTTGACATGGAAGCAAGTTGTTGGAGCCGAAAGTTATGAAGTGGTTAAAAATGGTAAAGTGATTCAAAAGGTTAAAGGAACTACATTTACTCTGCCTAAAGCATTGAATTTAGAAGAATATGCCGTTCAAGCAATTGACAAAACCGGTTATGCATCTTACATATCTGAACCGGTTAATGTAGGACCAATCGTTGCTAAAAATGTTTCTAGCATTTCTAGAGCTAATAAAAAAATAGCAATTAAAGGTGCTCCCTCTGGAACTTTAGAGTTATCTAAATCGAGAAATAAGAAGATAAACTTTACTATTTCTGTTAAAGAAGCAGGGACTTACTTTATTTGGTTCTCGTATGCCAACGGGAGTGGACCTTGGAACACTGATAACAAATGTGCAATAAGAAGTTTACAGATTAACGGTGAAGAAGAAGCTACAATAGTTATGTCTCAAAGAGGTACAGACGAATGGTCAAGTATTGGACTAACGAATAGAATGAAAGTAACTCTTAACAAAGGGAAAAATAAAATATCAGTTCAGTTTGAAGATCATAATGAAAACATGAATGTTGATGTAAATACAGCACTTTTAGAGAACGTTTATTTTGGTAAAGCAGAATAA
- a CDS encoding glycoside hydrolase family 48 protein gives MKFISKLGVVFLLHLSCLHLYAQEFNYGEALQKSLFFYEAQQSGELPEWNRVNWRANSALSDGSDVGHDLSGGWYDAGDHVKFGFPMAYSVTVLAWGAIEYEDAYRSSGQLDILKRNLRFVTDYFIKCHTAPNEFYGQVGGGGPDHAYWGSSEVMTMERPAFKIDASSPGSDLAAETAAAMAAVSMLYQNDDPAYSALLLQHAEQLYSFADQYRGAYSDAITDAAGYYRSFSGYQDELVWGAAWLYRATGNASYLTKAESEYQLLSNEGQSAEKAYKWGLAWDDKSYGAYILMSVLTGDEEYKQDAERHLDYWTDGYNGDRITYSPGGQAHLVTWGSLRHSSNTSFLAFVYSDKITTAKKAKYHDFAVRQINYALGDNPINRSFMVGFGNNPANNPHHRAAHGAWANNLQYKPDDASHILYGALVGGPGTANDQFEDDRGDYIANEVACDYNACFTGALARMYDEYGGSPLSTFPVPEVPNRAEIRSVSKFNSNNSTSSTVRVLVQNRTAWPARVTDKLKFRYFFDISEAVDQGYSIADYEVELSYAQGNATLDVKAWDASQNIYYAEISLEGEQIAPIGDPAFRRDAQINVKVKSGVPYDTSNDWSALGLDSEAETPRIPVYDNGVLVFGEEPGGGNTPSASFTANVTEGYAPLEVNVDASASSDPNGDNLSYAWDLGNGQTSTLVAPSVTYTLPGVYTIELTVSDGQNVSSTVSKTIVVNEVVVPELKASFTATPTSGTAPLSVVFNASSSTNSIETALEYAWSFGDGTVGNGITANHIFTEIGEYTVTLTVSNTDGEADMITSTVTVSEVIESDCTFGTPLSSGMTSLVNLKYEHIHVLGNGGPDLSNIRDFTINWDAVNNGLYQFSMNTANGSPSWYIDLLSGVTHALNSASPSVTITSSGISGLDGEYWTATEGDNFVLVSKTAGFTIYFSTSATAPDCGGVIDPEENTAPVAVITTDKNSGDKPLTVNFDGSGSTDADGDVLTYAWNFGDGMTDTGVSVSHIYSEVGNYDAVLTVTDAEGASDLTSTTIIVTDKNVPPVEGDCTFDTPQSMSLTGVSSEAFTNIHVIGTGGPDLSNMRDFTMNWDAANNGLYQFSFNTNNGSPSWYIDLLPNVSHTFSSAQPSVTITSSGISGLDGAYWATADGDNFVLVSKTDGYTIYFSNSSTAPECGTVDPDENQVPTAVIDVDKLSGKAPLAITFDASGSTDADEDALTYAWDFGDGTSEAGLVVAHTFSLVGDYSVSLIVTDTEGASDEAIVSITVSEGDIIIDPPTGDNKYIDRFVEMRDIYYDPANGYFSADGSPHHSIETLLVEAPDHGHESTSELYSYWMWLEVMHGRISGDWEPLKEVWRKTEQFIIPSALDQPNNSAYSATNPAAYAAEHPLPSGYPSKLEFGVSVNGDYVSDDLKAAYGTSDIYQMHWLLDNDNFYGYGNRGDGISTPSYINTFQRGEQESVYETVPHPSWESFDWGSTEGGFLPLFTQDNSYTEQWRYTSAPDADARAVQVMYWALEYAKEQGANLNDLDLDKATKMGDYLRIAMFDKYFKPLGAQSPTATSQSSYDNAHYLMSWYMSWGGSADSSAPWAFRIGSSHCHFGYQNPMAAYALSQIDEMQPISQNGARDWDVSLQRQMEFYTWLQSSEGAIAGGATNSWNGDYSTYPAGKSTFYDMAFDVHPVYHDPGSGGWFGWQAWSMERVAEYYYISNDPMAKALIEKWAAWVVDVVVLVGENDFDMPAGLEWTGEPDTWNANNPGDNSELHVEVVSYNHDLGIAASTAKALIYYAAATEKHAVLDTAARDLAREILDRMWVTYRDEKGVASLEERADYTRFFEEEVYIPSSFSGTTATGATIEPGVTFLDIRPQYKDDPEFARLEAAYNAGEVYTQKYHRGWAQIEVALANAEYGFFFGDDEVSSSARTTSTTAEIATDLNNSSASLAIVVSPNPTEHTLQVASNIQLENTVVRVYNLMGKMLYAKEIDAVNSQMMQLSFSHLPSGPYILELTHLSTNEIVRKKIIKK, from the coding sequence ATGAAATTTATTTCTAAGTTAGGTGTAGTATTTCTACTACATTTATCTTGTTTGCATCTGTATGCCCAAGAATTTAATTATGGGGAGGCATTACAGAAGTCACTGTTTTTTTACGAAGCACAACAATCAGGAGAATTACCTGAATGGAATAGGGTAAATTGGAGAGCTAACTCTGCACTTTCTGATGGATCAGACGTAGGTCATGATCTTTCGGGTGGGTGGTATGACGCTGGAGATCATGTTAAATTTGGTTTCCCGATGGCTTACTCTGTCACCGTATTGGCTTGGGGTGCAATAGAATACGAAGATGCTTACCGAAGTAGTGGTCAGTTAGATATACTAAAACGTAACCTTCGCTTCGTTACAGATTACTTTATCAAATGTCATACAGCTCCAAATGAATTTTATGGACAAGTTGGTGGTGGAGGACCCGATCATGCGTATTGGGGATCATCAGAAGTAATGACAATGGAGCGTCCTGCGTTTAAGATTGACGCTTCAAGTCCAGGTTCAGATTTAGCCGCAGAAACAGCCGCAGCAATGGCAGCGGTAAGTATGCTGTATCAAAATGATGATCCTGCATACAGTGCTTTACTTCTTCAACACGCAGAGCAATTATATAGTTTTGCAGATCAATATAGAGGAGCTTATTCTGATGCAATTACAGATGCGGCAGGGTATTATAGATCATTTAGTGGATATCAAGATGAGTTAGTATGGGGTGCTGCTTGGCTGTATAGAGCAACAGGTAATGCTTCTTATTTGACTAAAGCTGAGTCAGAATATCAATTACTTTCAAATGAAGGACAAAGTGCTGAAAAAGCCTATAAATGGGGATTAGCATGGGACGATAAATCGTATGGTGCTTATATTTTAATGTCTGTTTTAACGGGTGATGAAGAGTATAAGCAGGATGCTGAACGTCATTTAGACTATTGGACAGATGGTTATAATGGAGATAGAATTACGTATAGCCCAGGTGGACAAGCACACTTAGTGACTTGGGGATCTTTACGTCATAGTTCGAATACATCATTTTTAGCCTTTGTATATAGTGATAAAATTACTACTGCTAAGAAAGCAAAATACCATGACTTTGCTGTAAGACAAATCAATTATGCTTTAGGTGATAACCCAATTAACCGTAGTTTTATGGTCGGTTTTGGTAACAATCCTGCAAATAATCCTCACCATAGAGCGGCACATGGAGCATGGGCAAATAATTTACAATATAAGCCTGATGATGCAAGCCATATACTTTATGGTGCATTAGTAGGTGGTCCTGGTACTGCAAATGATCAGTTTGAAGATGATAGAGGTGATTATATTGCTAATGAGGTAGCTTGTGATTATAATGCTTGTTTTACAGGGGCATTAGCAAGAATGTATGATGAGTATGGAGGAAGTCCGTTAAGTACTTTTCCAGTTCCAGAAGTTCCTAATAGAGCAGAAATCAGGTCTGTATCTAAATTCAATAGCAATAATAGTACAAGCAGTACTGTAAGAGTTTTGGTTCAAAACAGAACAGCATGGCCTGCTAGAGTTACTGATAAATTGAAGTTCCGTTATTTCTTTGACATCTCGGAAGCAGTAGATCAAGGATATTCAATTGCAGATTATGAGGTAGAATTAAGTTATGCTCAAGGTAATGCTACTTTGGATGTAAAAGCTTGGGATGCTTCTCAAAATATTTATTATGCTGAGATTTCATTAGAAGGAGAACAAATTGCTCCTATTGGTGATCCAGCTTTCAGAAGAGACGCACAAATCAATGTAAAAGTAAAATCGGGTGTTCCTTATGATACATCAAATGACTGGTCTGCACTAGGGTTAGATTCAGAGGCTGAAACACCAAGAATTCCAGTTTATGATAATGGCGTATTAGTATTTGGAGAAGAGCCTGGCGGAGGAAACACACCATCAGCATCTTTTACTGCGAATGTAACAGAAGGATACGCTCCTTTGGAAGTGAATGTAGATGCTTCTGCTTCTTCAGATCCAAATGGAGATAATTTATCTTATGCATGGGATTTAGGAAATGGACAAACGTCAACACTTGTTGCTCCTTCAGTAACTTATACTTTACCAGGTGTTTACACTATTGAATTAACGGTAAGTGATGGACAGAATGTATCATCTACAGTTTCTAAAACAATTGTGGTGAATGAAGTTGTTGTTCCAGAATTAAAAGCTTCTTTTACAGCTACTCCAACTTCAGGAACAGCTCCTTTATCAGTAGTTTTTAATGCTTCCTCTTCTACAAATAGTATTGAAACAGCTTTAGAGTATGCATGGAGTTTTGGTGATGGAACAGTGGGAAATGGTATTACTGCAAATCATATTTTTACAGAGATTGGAGAATATACAGTAACACTAACAGTTTCAAATACTGATGGTGAAGCTGACATGATAACATCTACTGTTACTGTTTCAGAAGTAATCGAATCAGATTGTACTTTTGGTACTCCATTAAGTAGTGGAATGACTTCTTTAGTCAATTTAAAATATGAGCATATTCATGTATTAGGAAATGGAGGTCCAGATCTTTCAAATATTAGAGATTTCACTATTAACTGGGATGCAGTAAACAATGGTTTATACCAATTCTCAATGAATACTGCCAATGGGTCTCCTTCTTGGTATATTGATCTATTAAGTGGTGTAACGCATGCCTTGAATAGTGCTAGCCCTTCAGTAACGATTACTAGTTCTGGTATTTCAGGACTTGATGGAGAATACTGGACTGCAACAGAGGGAGATAATTTTGTGTTAGTTTCAAAAACAGCAGGATTTACAATTTATTTCAGTACTTCTGCTACAGCACCAGATTGTGGAGGTGTAATTGATCCAGAAGAAAACACAGCGCCTGTAGCTGTTATAACAACAGATAAGAATAGTGGAGATAAACCACTTACTGTTAATTTTGACGGTTCAGGTTCTACAGATGCAGATGGAGATGTATTAACGTATGCATGGAACTTTGGTGATGGAATGACAGATACAGGTGTTTCTGTAAGTCATATTTATTCAGAAGTGGGCAATTATGATGCTGTTTTAACAGTGACAGATGCAGAAGGAGCTTCTGATTTAACAAGCACAACAATAATTGTAACCGATAAGAATGTTCCTCCTGTAGAAGGAGATTGCACATTTGATACGCCACAAAGTATGTCTCTTACAGGCGTATCTAGTGAGGCATTTACGAATATCCATGTAATAGGAACAGGAGGCCCAGATCTTTCAAATATGAGAGATTTTACAATGAATTGGGATGCGGCAAATAATGGTTTATATCAATTCTCATTCAATACAAATAATGGATCACCTAGTTGGTATATTGATTTGTTACCGAATGTTTCGCATACATTCTCTAGTGCTCAACCTTCAGTAACGATTACTAGTTCAGGAATTAGTGGTTTAGACGGTGCTTATTGGGCAACAGCAGATGGAGATAATTTTGTATTGGTATCAAAAACAGATGGATATACAATCTATTTCAGTAATTCATCAACAGCACCAGAATGTGGTACAGTTGATCCAGACGAAAATCAAGTACCAACAGCAGTAATTGATGTTGATAAATTAAGTGGAAAAGCACCATTAGCAATAACTTTTGATGCTTCAGGTTCTACAGATGCTGACGAAGACGCGTTAACGTATGCATGGGATTTTGGTGATGGTACATCAGAGGCAGGATTAGTAGTTGCTCATACTTTTTCACTAGTAGGGGATTATAGTGTTTCTCTCATTGTAACAGATACTGAAGGGGCATCTGATGAGGCGATAGTATCTATTACAGTTTCAGAAGGTGATATCATTATTGATCCTCCAACAGGTGACAATAAATACATTGATCGTTTTGTAGAGATGAGAGACATTTACTACGATCCAGCAAATGGTTATTTCAGTGCAGATGGATCACCTCATCATTCTATAGAAACATTATTAGTAGAAGCTCCAGATCATGGTCATGAGTCTACAAGTGAGTTATACTCATATTGGATGTGGTTAGAGGTAATGCACGGTCGTATTTCAGGCGATTGGGAACCGTTAAAAGAAGTATGGAGGAAAACGGAACAGTTTATTATTCCATCAGCTTTAGATCAACCTAATAATAGTGCTTATAGTGCTACAAACCCTGCAGCTTATGCAGCTGAACATCCACTTCCATCAGGTTATCCTTCAAAATTAGAATTTGGAGTTTCTGTGAATGGAGATTATGTATCAGATGATTTAAAAGCAGCTTATGGTACATCAGATATTTATCAAATGCATTGGTTGTTGGATAATGATAATTTCTATGGATATGGTAATAGAGGAGATGGTATAAGTACTCCTTCTTACATTAATACCTTCCAAAGAGGTGAACAAGAATCTGTTTACGAAACAGTACCACACCCATCATGGGAGAGTTTTGATTGGGGTAGTACAGAAGGTGGTTTCTTACCATTATTTACGCAAGATAATAGTTATACAGAGCAGTGGAGATATACAAGTGCTCCAGATGCTGATGCAAGAGCAGTTCAAGTAATGTATTGGGCATTAGAATATGCTAAAGAACAAGGTGCAAATTTAAATGATCTTGATTTAGATAAGGCAACTAAAATGGGTGATTATCTACGTATTGCTATGTTTGATAAATATTTCAAGCCATTAGGAGCACAATCACCTACTGCTACATCACAATCAAGTTATGATAATGCACATTACTTAATGTCATGGTATATGTCATGGGGTGGTTCTGCAGACAGTTCAGCACCATGGGCCTTTAGAATTGGTTCATCACATTGTCACTTTGGTTACCAAAATCCAATGGCTGCTTATGCTCTTTCTCAAATAGATGAAATGCAACCTATTTCTCAAAATGGAGCAAGAGATTGGGACGTAAGTTTACAGCGCCAAATGGAGTTCTATACTTGGTTGCAATCAAGTGAAGGAGCTATCGCAGGTGGAGCAACAAATAGCTGGAATGGTGATTATAGTACCTATCCTGCTGGCAAATCAACATTCTATGATATGGCATTTGATGTTCACCCAGTGTACCATGATCCGGGTTCTGGAGGATGGTTTGGCTGGCAAGCATGGTCAATGGAAAGAGTTGCTGAATATTATTATATCAGTAATGATCCTATGGCAAAAGCATTGATAGAAAAATGGGCCGCATGGGTTGTTGATGTCGTTGTTTTAGTTGGTGAAAATGATTTTGATATGCCTGCTGGATTAGAGTGGACAGGCGAACCTGATACATGGAATGCGAACAATCCTGGAGACAATAGTGAACTTCATGTAGAGGTAGTAAGTTACAATCATGATTTAGGTATAGCCGCTTCAACTGCGAAGGCATTAATTTATTATGCCGCAGCAACAGAAAAGCATGCTGTTTTAGATACTGCAGCTAGAGATTTAGCGAGAGAAATTCTAGATAGAATGTGGGTTACTTACCGTGATGAAAAAGGTGTAGCTTCTTTAGAAGAAAGAGCAGATTATACAAGATTCTTTGAAGAAGAAGTTTACATACCATCAAGTTTCAGCGGTACTACAGCAACTGGAGCTACAATTGAGCCAGGAGTGACATTCTTAGATATTCGTCCTCAATATAAAGATGATCCTGAGTTTGCCCGTTTAGAAGCGGCTTATAATGCAGGAGAGGTTTATACTCAGAAATACCACAGAGGTTGGGCACAGATTGAAGTAGCATTGGCTAATGCAGAATATGGTTTCTTCTTTGGTGATGATGAAGTATCATCATCAGCGAGAACAACTTCAACTACAGCAGAGATAGCTACTGATTTAAATAATTCATCAGCATCTTTAGCGATAGTTGTAAGTCCAAATCCAACAGAACATACACTACAAGTTGCATCAAATATACAATTAGAGAATACTGTAGTTAGAGTGTACAATTTGATGGGCAAGATGCTATATGCTAAAGAAATTGATGCAGTAAATTCACAAATGATGCAGCTATCATTTAGCCATTTACCATCAGGGCCTTACATTTTAGAACTTACACATTTATCAACAAATGAGATTGTAAGGAAAAAAATTATTAAAAAGTAA